In Paenibacillus sp. BIC5C1, a genomic segment contains:
- a CDS encoding MMPL family transporter, giving the protein MAKWLYRLGAWSARKRKIVITMGLALLIVLASLGLGMGTSFTGEMTIPGTKSDQAGEILNAEFPSTDDGGQIRLIFKAEQGTLTSEVNKNYIRQALKEAQTDSAVQAVASPFETMTLSADKKIGYADITYAQPAAEVGEQSKEHMLKIAESLRKEGIQTELGGSVAFSEIEVGGVSEVIGILIAFMILAFTFTSFLAAGLPILTAVIGLGIGLMTVVIGSNFVSMSSFSITLAVMLALAVGIDYALFIISRYRQQLAEGFDRETAIAQANATAGGSVVFAGLTVIIALVGLSVVQIPFITMMGLAAAISVFVAVLIAVIFVPAMLAAAGDRISPARENRWLRKWSGSKKNTKNENVWSRMVTSKPWLTSILSIAILIMCTLPFLHMQLGLPDNGLKSTETTERRGYDLMAEGFGEGVNGPLVIVAKANGGDNPQASISLATAYVSRLPNVASVTPPIPSPSGNAAIITVLPKTGPHDIKTTELVETIRDKADETTKNSNVEIMVTGGTAVNIDISEKLQEALPKFALLIVGLAFVLLMLVFRSILVPIKAVLGFLFTLGSTLGFIVWVIQDGYLGSLFGIPEPGPVLSFLPILVTGILFGLAMDYEVFLVSRMREDYTHTGNARQSVKSGMNHSGPVVTAAGLIMIAVFASFIFAEDTIIKSMGLALAFGILVDAFIVRMTLVPAVMTILGKSAWYIPAWMDRLLPNIDVEGESVMNDNNNKVTSASPSHSIAAEAVSGE; this is encoded by the coding sequence ATGGCGAAATGGTTATATCGTCTTGGCGCCTGGTCGGCGAGAAAACGAAAAATTGTAATTACGATGGGACTGGCACTCCTCATTGTGTTGGCTTCTCTAGGACTTGGCATGGGTACCTCGTTTACAGGAGAAATGACGATACCTGGAACAAAGTCTGATCAGGCGGGGGAAATACTGAACGCTGAATTTCCATCTACTGATGATGGAGGGCAGATCAGACTCATTTTCAAAGCGGAACAGGGAACTTTGACCTCGGAGGTAAACAAAAATTATATTCGGCAGGCATTGAAAGAGGCTCAGACCGATTCCGCGGTCCAAGCTGTGGCAAGTCCGTTTGAGACGATGACACTAAGTGCGGATAAAAAAATCGGTTATGCAGACATTACGTACGCTCAGCCGGCTGCTGAAGTAGGTGAACAGTCGAAAGAGCATATGTTAAAGATTGCTGAATCGTTGCGTAAGGAAGGCATTCAAACAGAGCTTGGAGGCAGTGTTGCCTTTTCAGAAATTGAAGTTGGCGGTGTTTCGGAAGTCATTGGTATCCTGATTGCCTTTATGATTCTGGCGTTTACATTTACTTCGTTTCTTGCTGCGGGACTACCTATTCTGACCGCAGTCATCGGACTTGGTATTGGACTTATGACCGTAGTCATTGGTTCCAATTTCGTATCTATGTCCTCGTTCTCCATTACGTTAGCTGTCATGCTGGCCTTGGCCGTTGGTATTGATTATGCCTTGTTTATTATCTCGCGATATCGTCAACAGCTCGCAGAAGGTTTTGACCGTGAAACCGCAATTGCCCAGGCTAATGCTACGGCGGGTGGATCAGTTGTATTCGCTGGTCTTACGGTTATTATCGCGTTGGTCGGTTTATCCGTAGTGCAAATTCCCTTCATTACAATGATGGGCTTGGCTGCAGCCATTAGCGTATTTGTTGCCGTTCTCATTGCTGTTATTTTTGTGCCGGCGATGTTGGCTGCCGCAGGTGACCGCATTAGTCCGGCCAGAGAAAATCGCTGGCTGCGAAAATGGTCTGGCAGCAAAAAGAATACAAAAAATGAGAATGTCTGGAGTCGAATGGTAACCAGTAAGCCTTGGCTGACAAGTATTCTATCCATCGCTATCTTGATCATGTGCACACTTCCGTTCCTGCATATGCAGCTCGGTTTGCCAGACAATGGACTTAAATCAACGGAGACGACAGAACGTCGCGGGTATGACTTGATGGCGGAGGGGTTCGGTGAAGGGGTTAACGGTCCACTCGTGATTGTAGCTAAAGCGAATGGTGGCGATAATCCTCAGGCGTCAATATCCCTGGCAACGGCATATGTCTCTAGGCTGCCCAATGTAGCCAGTGTGACACCACCGATTCCTAGCCCTTCGGGTAATGCAGCAATCATTACTGTGTTGCCGAAGACTGGCCCCCACGATATCAAAACCACCGAATTGGTGGAAACGATTCGCGATAAGGCGGATGAGACTACAAAAAATAGTAATGTTGAAATTATGGTAACCGGCGGAACCGCAGTCAATATTGATATTTCAGAAAAACTGCAGGAAGCATTACCGAAATTTGCATTGTTAATTGTTGGCCTGGCTTTTGTGCTGCTCATGCTCGTTTTTAGATCTATCCTTGTGCCAATTAAGGCAGTTCTGGGTTTTCTGTTTACACTGGGTTCAACACTTGGTTTTATTGTGTGGGTGATTCAAGACGGATATCTGGGAAGTTTGTTTGGTATTCCTGAGCCGGGACCGGTGCTGAGTTTCCTTCCGATTCTCGTCACAGGTATCCTGTTCGGGCTGGCCATGGACTACGAGGTATTCCTTGTGAGCCGAATGCGTGAAGATTATACCCACACGGGCAATGCACGTCAGTCGGTAAAAAGCGGGATGAATCACAGCGGGCCGGTGGTTACTGCAGCAGGCTTAATTATGATTGCTGTATTCGCGAGCTTTATATTTGCTGAAGATACGATTATCAAGTCCATGGGGTTGGCTCTGGCGTTTGGCATACTTGTCGATGCATTTATTGTACGTATGACACTTGTGCCAGCGGTGATGACGATTCTTGGGAAAAGCGCCTGGTATATACCTGCCTGGATGGATCGGTTGTTGCCTAACATCGATGTAGAAGGCGAATCGGTGATGAATGATAATAACAACAAGGTGACCAGTGCGTCTCCCAGTCATTCCATAGCTGCCGAAGCTGTCTCCGGTGAATGA